The sequence CGTTCACCCGGCTGCCCAGGAAAGGCCATGAACAGTTCCCTGTCGCTGGCCAGTTCGGAGCTGTCCAGCCCCTCCAGCAGCCCTTCGATGACCATGATTTCCAACACACCGTCACTGAGGTCCTGCTCCGGGAGGTACGCCCGGGTAGTGACATACCCCCGATCCAGGTAATAGCTGGTGATCACCCTGAGCAGTTCATTGAGTTGCACGGTGCCAAGACATTGGCCAAGGAAGCTCGCCAGCTCGCGGCGCTGCTCTGCAACGGACAACAGCTCGGCGCCAGACAGGCGAATTTCGTGAATATCGAAACAGAAGGGTGCCGGTTCGTGCGGCACAGGCTCCAGCGAGGGACGTTCGCCAGGCAGGCGTTGCAGCTCTTCCAGGCGGCGGCGCTGCTCTTCCAGCAAACGCTCCTGGCGCTCGTGAATCAGGTCTCTGTCCGCTGGCAGGCTTTGCGCCATTGCCGGCAATGCGCCACCCAGCGCAACAGCAGTCAACAGTAATACCGATTTCAGGTACATCATTCTCCATCCCTGGCAACAGCGAGTTAACTGCCGCGCATTATCCCTAGCGGGCGCATTCATGCAATTCAATTGATGGCACTATGCCAAGAGTGTCACATTAATAGCGCGGCATAATACTGGCGCCTGATCACTGACGCAACCTTCCCAGGAGGCGGGAGCATCCGCTCCCGCGCAGACCATCGAGCAGCGCTGATCTTGAGCAGATGCTCAAGATTCCCAAAAAGCCCTAGCCTCCAGCTCAAACACCAAGGCACAAAAAAGCCCCGCCAGATCGCTCTGGCGGGGCTTTTTGTTCAGCAGGCCGACTTAGCCCTTGCTGGCACGCTTGCGCTGGTTCTCGTCGAGAATTTTCTTGCGCAGACGGATCGACTTAGGTGTGACTTCAACCAGTTCGTCGTCATCGATAAACTCCAGCGCCTGCTCCAGGGTGAACTTCAGCGCCGGGGTCAGTTGCACGGTGTCGTCCTTGCCAGAAGCGCGCATGTTGTCGAGCTTCTTGGCCTTGGTCGGGTTGATCACCAGGTCGTTGTCGCGGCTGTGGATACCACACAGCTGGCCTTCGTAGATCTCGTCGCCCGGCGACAGGAACAGCTTGCCGCGCTCCTGCAGGGTTTCCAGCGAGTAGGTCAGTGCGGTACCGGTAGCCATCGACACCAGTACGCCGTTCTGGCGGTTGGTGACTTCACCGGCCTTGATCGGCCCGTAGTGGCTGAAGGTGCTGGTCAGAATGCCGGTGCCCGAGGTCATGGTCAGGAAGGCGTTACGGAAGCCGATCAGGCCACGCGCCGGGATGGTGTATTCCAGGCGGATACGACCCTTGCCATCGGGGATCATGTTGGTCATGTCGCCCTTGCGCAGACCCATCTGTTCCATCACCGGACCCTGATGCTGCTCTTCGATGTCGATGGTGACGTTCTCGTAGGGCTCCTGCTTCTCGCCATCGACCTCAATGATCACCACTTCCGGACGGCCAACGGCCATCTCGAAGCCTTCGCGGCGCATGGTTTCGATCAGTACCGACAGGTGCAGTTCGCCACGACCGGAGACCTTGAACTTGTCCGGGCTGCCGGTATCTTCGACGCGCAGGGCGACGTTGTGCAGCAGCTCTTTCTCCAGACGCTCCTTGATGTTGCGGCTGGTAACAAACTTGCCTTCCTTGCCGGCGAACGGTGAGTCGTTGACCTGGAAGGTCATGCTCACGGTCGGCTGGTC is a genomic window of Halopseudomonas phragmitis containing:
- the typA gene encoding translational GTPase TypA, with product MIENLRNIAIIAHVDHGKTTLVDKLLKLSGTLDRKEAEGERVMDSNDQEKERGITILAKNTALKWNGYNINIVDTPGHADFGGEVERVMSMVDSVLLVVDAQDGPMPQTRFVTQKAFKAGLRPIVVVNKIDRPGARPDWVIDQIFDLFDNLGATDEQLDFPIVYASALNGIAGLDHEAMDDNMDALFQAIVDHVPAPSVDLDGPFQMQVSQLDYNSFLGVIGIGRIARGRIKANSPVTAIGADGKKRNGRILKIMGHHGLQRVEVESAEAGDIVCVSGMDELFISDTLCDQNAVEALPPLTVDQPTVSMTFQVNDSPFAGKEGKFVTSRNIKERLEKELLHNVALRVEDTGSPDKFKVSGRGELHLSVLIETMRREGFEMAVGRPEVVIIEVDGEKQEPYENVTIDIEEQHQGPVMEQMGLRKGDMTNMIPDGKGRIRLEYTIPARGLIGFRNAFLTMTSGTGILTSTFSHYGPIKAGEVTNRQNGVLVSMATGTALTYSLETLQERGKLFLSPGDEIYEGQLCGIHSRDNDLVINPTKAKKLDNMRASGKDDTVQLTPALKFTLEQALEFIDDDELVEVTPKSIRLRKKILDENQRKRASKG